One region of Oxalobacteraceae bacterium OTU3CAMAD1 genomic DNA includes:
- a CDS encoding TetR/AcrR family transcriptional regulator, whose product MTNKLPRADRRAQLLNTAYAIVREHGTDALTLGALAKEAGVSKPIAYSHFETRSGLLIALYQEINERRMAAVAADLSNTPANLPAIARMMAAAYMACHAALGPEWHAIGAAMQGDAAMHACHERIIDGYVDFFHGALAPVSSLKSEPLRRRCIGIIGAAEALSAAMVRGRVSERLAAADLESLIVAALAPAASAVS is encoded by the coding sequence TTGACGAACAAATTACCCCGGGCCGACCGCAGGGCCCAATTGCTGAACACCGCCTACGCCATCGTGCGCGAACACGGGACCGATGCCCTCACGCTCGGCGCCTTGGCCAAAGAGGCAGGCGTGAGCAAACCGATCGCCTACAGCCATTTCGAGACTCGATCGGGCTTGCTGATCGCGCTGTACCAGGAAATCAACGAACGCCGGATGGCCGCAGTGGCGGCCGATTTGTCCAACACGCCCGCGAACCTGCCGGCAATCGCGCGCATGATGGCGGCCGCGTATATGGCCTGCCATGCGGCGTTGGGACCTGAGTGGCACGCTATCGGCGCGGCGATGCAGGGCGACGCCGCGATGCACGCCTGCCATGAGCGCATCATCGACGGCTACGTCGACTTCTTCCACGGCGCGCTCGCGCCCGTGTCATCACTAAAGAGTGAACCATTGCGCCGGCGCTGCATCGGCATCATCGGCGCAGCCGAGGCGCTGTCAGCCGCGATGGTGCGCGGACGCGTGAGTGAACGGTTGGCGGCGGCCGATCTCGAGTCCCTCATCGTCGCTGCGCTGGCGCCGGCCGCCAGCGCCGTCAGTTAG
- a CDS encoding alpha-hydroxy-acid oxidizing protein — protein MTIITSIEDLRVLAKKRVPRMFYDYADAGSWTESTYRANNEDFAKIKFRQRVAVNLENRTLASTMVGQNVTMPVALAPTGLTGMQHADGEILAAKAAEKFGVPFTLSTMSICSIEDIAANTSKPFWFQLYVMKDREFINRLIDRAKAARCSALVLTLDLQVLGQRHKDLRNGLSAPPKLTVANMINLATKPRWCFGMLGTKRRSFGNIVGHATSVSDMSSLSSWTSQQFDLSLSWKDVEWIKQRWGGKLIIKGIMDAEDARLAVESGADALIVSNHGGRQLDGAQSSIGALPAIVEAVGKQIEVHMDGGIRSGQDVIKAVALGAKGVYIGRPFLYGLGAMGEQGVSKCLDIIRNEADLTMAFCGLRDLQHINRNILLPGTY, from the coding sequence ATGACCATCATCACCAGTATCGAAGACCTGCGCGTTCTGGCCAAGAAGCGCGTTCCGCGCATGTTCTACGATTACGCCGATGCCGGCTCCTGGACCGAATCGACCTACCGCGCCAACAACGAAGACTTCGCGAAAATCAAATTCCGCCAGCGGGTGGCCGTCAATCTGGAGAACCGCACCCTGGCCAGCACCATGGTCGGGCAGAACGTCACGATGCCTGTGGCCCTGGCGCCGACCGGCCTGACCGGCATGCAGCACGCCGACGGCGAAATTCTCGCCGCCAAGGCCGCCGAAAAATTTGGCGTGCCGTTCACCTTGTCGACGATGAGCATCTGCTCGATCGAGGACATCGCGGCCAACACCAGCAAGCCTTTCTGGTTCCAGTTGTATGTGATGAAGGACCGTGAATTCATCAACCGCCTGATCGACCGCGCCAAGGCCGCGCGCTGCTCGGCGCTGGTGTTGACGTTGGATTTGCAGGTGCTGGGACAGCGCCACAAGGATCTGCGCAACGGCCTGTCGGCGCCGCCCAAACTGACCGTCGCCAACATGATCAACCTCGCCACCAAGCCGCGCTGGTGCTTCGGCATGCTGGGTACCAAGCGCCGCAGCTTCGGCAATATCGTCGGCCACGCGACGTCGGTGTCGGACATGTCGTCGCTGTCGTCGTGGACCAGCCAGCAGTTCGATTTGAGCCTGTCGTGGAAGGATGTCGAGTGGATCAAGCAGCGCTGGGGCGGCAAGTTGATCATCAAGGGCATCATGGACGCGGAGGATGCGCGCCTGGCCGTTGAAAGTGGCGCCGACGCGCTGATCGTCTCCAACCACGGCGGCCGCCAGCTCGATGGCGCGCAATCGTCGATCGGCGCGTTGCCTGCCATCGTCGAGGCGGTCGGCAAGCAGATCGAGGTGCACATGGACGGCGGCATCCGCTCCGGCCAGGACGTGATCAAGGCGGTGGCGCTGGGCGCGAAAGGCGTCTATATTGGACGTCCGTTCCTGTATGGCCTGGGTGCGATGGGCGAGCAGGGCGTGAGCAAATGCCTGGACATCATCCGCAACGAGGCCGACCTGACGATGGCTTTCTGCGGACTGCGCGATCTGCAGCATATCAACCGTAACATCCTTCTTCCCGGGACCTACTGA
- a CDS encoding alpha/beta hydrolase, translated as MVPISIPFLTPAAQSLHSPNADAGAPPLAGRRNVLRAASIAGLGMIAPGALAASATSVSPVRQSLLQVDGESFRVIEQGAGPVVLFCHGFPDTADTWRSQMRAVAAAGYRAVALDMRGFGQSFAPRDPALYTSMYTVGDLVGVLDALKIDTAVVVGHDWGADHAQRAALMRPDRFRALVSISIPFAPRGEASLYQALRKRGLGERYYALEWIKPGAEALFAPAVRSIPSILYWPSASPPADQRWDPIDPRRSLLRPAPAALPAWADPAYVRRTIAAFEKTGFRGGLNHYRATQGSFDLLSAFKGAVIRQPSLYIWGAADGLCQFFHETPPTLAELRRGQPGLIDQVRLEGVGHWVQHEAADRLNAELLKFLGALEAS; from the coding sequence ATGGTTCCGATTTCGATTCCGTTTTTGACCCCGGCAGCGCAATCACTGCACAGTCCGAACGCCGACGCGGGCGCGCCACCACTTGCGGGCAGGCGCAACGTGCTGCGCGCCGCATCGATTGCAGGTCTCGGCATGATCGCGCCTGGCGCGTTGGCCGCCTCGGCAACAAGCGTCTCTCCGGTGCGCCAGAGCCTGCTGCAAGTTGACGGCGAATCGTTCCGCGTCATCGAGCAGGGCGCTGGCCCAGTCGTGCTGTTCTGTCACGGCTTTCCCGACACAGCCGACACCTGGCGCAGCCAGATGCGGGCCGTTGCGGCCGCAGGTTACCGTGCGGTGGCGCTCGACATGCGCGGCTTCGGCCAGAGCTTCGCGCCGCGCGACCCCGCTCTGTACACATCGATGTACACGGTCGGCGACCTGGTGGGCGTCCTTGACGCCCTCAAGATCGACACGGCCGTCGTCGTCGGCCACGACTGGGGGGCAGACCACGCCCAGCGCGCTGCGCTGATGCGGCCCGACCGCTTCCGCGCGCTGGTCAGCATCAGCATTCCGTTTGCGCCGCGTGGCGAGGCGAGCTTGTACCAAGCTTTGCGCAAGCGCGGACTGGGTGAGCGCTATTATGCGCTGGAGTGGATCAAGCCTGGCGCCGAAGCGCTGTTCGCGCCGGCCGTGCGGTCGATTCCATCCATCCTGTACTGGCCCTCCGCCAGCCCGCCGGCGGATCAGCGCTGGGACCCGATCGACCCACGTCGCAGCCTGTTGCGTCCCGCGCCGGCCGCGTTGCCGGCTTGGGCCGACCCCGCCTATGTTCGGCGCACCATCGCGGCCTTCGAAAAAACGGGATTTCGTGGTGGTCTGAACCATTACCGGGCCACGCAAGGCTCCTTCGACCTGCTTTCCGCCTTCAAGGGCGCCGTCATTCGGCAGCCGTCACTCTACATATGGGGAGCTGCAGACGGGCTGTGCCAATTCTTCCACGAGACGCCGCCCACGTTAGCCGAACTGCGGCGCGGACAACCGGGCCTCATTGATCAAGTGCGGCTCGAGGGTGTGGGCCACTGGGTCCAGCACGAGGCGGCCGACCGTCTTAATGCCGAATTGCTCAAGTTTCTCGGCGCGCTGGAGGCGTCATGA
- a CDS encoding ATP-binding protein, translating into MILPNEPNDVLPSASLADDAMLITAQSAHEELLSAREALRQSQLELRALANSMPQLAWIAEQDGTMIWYNQRWYDYTGTSPEQMAAGGWRDVYAPDCLDAMVELWEQCRASGAPFELEVPIRSADGEFRWFLTRANPVRGSNGLILRWFGTCTDVDQVKRAQEALRDETAVLELVNRTGTALASTRDLHPLLQELTDAATSISGARFGAFFHQGLDGAGEAALLHTLSRGAPAGFASFAEPRAAALLGPNMGGKGPVRSDDLHAEAGQAQSGQPQVRSYLAVPVALSSGAVIGCLCFGHPEPDMFSERTERIIGGVAAQAAIAIDNARLYQATQQAAEERKVLLDSERQARAEAERTSQMKDEFLATLSHELRTPLTAILGWAQVLRRGSRDQADLHRGLQTIERNARAQAQLIEDLLDMSSIASGKVQLEMLSLSPSAIAAAAVETVRPAAQAKHIHLHAEFEALAGMVAGDANRLQQIIWNLLSNAIKFTPHGGMVTIGVRREGDQVAIFVRDTGIGIAPGFIAHVFERFRQADATTTRQHGGLGLGLSIVKHLVEQHGGTVSAESAGEGLGACFTVRLPRRGGKKEAAADAGGVRSAATHDLSGLQVLVVDDEDDARELIKRILNDCNADVLTAATATEALTLLQHARPDLMVSDLGMPEVDGYGLLDRIRALGPAHGGNLPAIALTAFARSEDRVRALSSGFMAHISKPVEPSELISKVAAMGAAHRHA; encoded by the coding sequence ATGATTCTTCCCAACGAGCCCAACGACGTCCTACCCTCCGCCTCCCTGGCGGACGACGCCATGCTCATCACAGCGCAAAGCGCCCATGAGGAATTGCTGAGCGCGCGAGAGGCGCTGCGTCAAAGCCAACTCGAATTGCGCGCGCTCGCCAATTCGATGCCCCAGCTGGCGTGGATCGCCGAGCAGGACGGCACCATGATCTGGTACAACCAGCGCTGGTACGACTACACCGGCACCTCGCCCGAGCAGATGGCCGCCGGCGGCTGGCGCGACGTCTACGCCCCCGATTGCCTGGACGCGATGGTCGAGCTGTGGGAACAGTGCCGCGCCAGCGGCGCGCCGTTCGAGCTGGAGGTGCCGATCCGCAGCGCCGACGGCGAGTTCCGCTGGTTCCTCACGCGCGCCAACCCTGTGCGCGGCAGCAACGGCCTGATTTTGCGCTGGTTCGGCACCTGCACCGACGTCGACCAGGTCAAGCGGGCCCAGGAAGCGCTGCGCGACGAAACCGCCGTGCTCGAACTGGTCAACCGCACCGGCACCGCGCTGGCCTCCACCCGCGACCTGCATCCCCTGCTGCAGGAACTGACCGACGCCGCCACCAGCATCAGCGGCGCGCGCTTCGGCGCCTTCTTCCACCAGGGTTTGGACGGCGCCGGCGAGGCGGCGCTGCTGCACACGCTGTCGCGCGGCGCGCCGGCCGGCTTCGCCAGCTTCGCCGAACCGCGCGCGGCCGCCCTGCTCGGCCCCAACATGGGCGGCAAGGGCCCGGTGCGCAGCGACGACCTGCATGCCGAGGCTGGCCAGGCGCAGTCCGGCCAGCCGCAGGTGCGCAGCTACCTGGCCGTGCCGGTGGCGCTGAGCTCGGGCGCGGTGATCGGCTGCCTGTGCTTCGGCCACCCGGAACCGGACATGTTTTCCGAGCGCACCGAGCGCATCATCGGCGGCGTCGCCGCCCAGGCCGCCATCGCGATCGACAACGCCCGCCTCTACCAGGCCACCCAGCAAGCGGCCGAGGAGCGCAAGGTGCTGCTCGACAGCGAGCGCCAGGCGCGCGCCGAGGCCGAGCGCACCAGCCAGATGAAGGATGAATTCCTGGCCACCCTGTCGCACGAGCTGCGCACGCCGCTGACGGCCATCCTGGGCTGGGCCCAGGTGCTGCGCCGGGGCAGCCGCGACCAGGCCGACCTGCACCGCGGCCTGCAGACCATCGAACGCAACGCCCGCGCGCAGGCCCAGCTGATCGAGGATTTGCTCGACATGAGCAGCATCGCCTCCGGCAAGGTGCAGCTCGAAATGCTGTCGTTGTCGCCATCGGCGATCGCCGCCGCCGCCGTCGAGACGGTGCGCCCGGCCGCCCAGGCCAAGCACATCCACCTGCACGCCGAGTTCGAGGCGCTGGCCGGCATGGTCGCCGGCGACGCCAACCGCTTGCAGCAAATCATCTGGAACCTGCTGAGCAACGCCATCAAGTTCACCCCGCATGGCGGCATGGTGACGATCGGCGTGCGGCGCGAAGGCGACCAGGTCGCCATCTTCGTGCGCGACACCGGCATCGGCATCGCGCCCGGCTTCATCGCCCATGTGTTCGAACGCTTCCGCCAGGCCGACGCCACCACCACCCGCCAGCACGGCGGACTGGGACTGGGTTTATCGATCGTCAAGCATCTGGTCGAGCAGCATGGCGGCACCGTCAGCGCCGAGAGCGCCGGCGAGGGCCTGGGCGCCTGCTTCACCGTGCGCCTGCCGCGCCGCGGCGGTAAAAAAGAGGCGGCGGCCGACGCCGGCGGCGTGCGTTCTGCTGCGACGCATGATTTATCCGGCTTGCAAGTGTTGGTCGTTGACGACGAAGACGACGCCCGCGAGTTGATCAAACGCATACTTAATGACTGCAACGCCGACGTGCTGACCGCCGCCACCGCCACCGAGGCGCTCACCTTGCTCCAGCACGCGCGGCCCGACCTGATGGTCAGCGACCTGGGCATGCCGGAGGTCGACGGCTACGGCCTGCTCGACCGTATCCGCGCGCTGGGCCCGGCGCACGGCGGCAATCTCCCGGCCATCGCGCTGACCGCGTTCGCGCGCTCGGAGGACCGGGTGCGCGCCCTGTCGAGCGGCTTCATGGCCCACATCTCCAAGCCCGTCGAACCGAGCGAGCTCATCTCAAAAGTGGCGGCCATGGGCGCCGCGCACCGCCACGCGTGA
- a CDS encoding response regulator, translated as MSRDPVPKIEKPKILVVNDDANSLFALTSLLAQWAEQESYEVLAARSGQEALRQVLMHDFAVILLDVNMPGMDGFETAEAIHQRARSADIPIIFITAFLADELDRLKAYQRGAVDFLFTPVIPQILYAKIAVFVALAVKNEELKKQARQLSQRTTELTATNKRLTREIEDRQVAERQNHAKDEFLAMLGHELRNPLSAISSAASLIGLPGVSTDGVQRAKKIIQRQSQHLGRIVDDLLDLSRAMSGKILLNRAPLDLSALVAHTLETFRATGRSGDYQLIQDLDPGWIDGDPTRLEQIASNLIDNALKYTPPGGRIEVRTWTENDDVVLSVRDTGVGISADLLPHVFDVFVQGSSTLDRAQGGLGIGLSLVRRLTELHGGSIEAESKGPGGGSTFTLRMPRIEHQVAPAPTPAPAAQEHEQGKPSVLLIEDNEDGREMMAMMLSCYGYEVQYAEDGLRGLEVAARFRPDLALVDIGLPGIDGYEVARRLRADPATRDIKLIALTGYGLAEDLRRVLDAGFDRHLVKPVDIDHLMEVIGSCTELPVK; from the coding sequence ATGAGCAGAGACCCCGTGCCTAAAATAGAAAAACCAAAGATCCTGGTCGTCAATGACGACGCGAACAGCTTGTTCGCGTTGACTAGCTTGCTTGCCCAGTGGGCCGAGCAGGAATCCTATGAAGTGCTGGCGGCGCGTTCCGGACAGGAGGCGCTGCGGCAGGTGCTGATGCACGATTTCGCCGTCATTCTGCTCGACGTCAACATGCCCGGCATGGACGGCTTCGAGACGGCCGAGGCGATCCACCAGCGCGCGCGCTCGGCCGACATCCCGATCATCTTCATCACCGCCTTCCTCGCCGACGAGCTGGACCGTTTGAAGGCCTACCAGCGCGGCGCCGTCGACTTCCTGTTCACGCCGGTGATTCCGCAGATCCTGTACGCCAAGATCGCCGTGTTCGTCGCGCTGGCGGTCAAGAACGAGGAATTGAAGAAGCAGGCGCGCCAGTTGAGCCAGCGCACCACCGAACTGACCGCCACCAATAAACGGCTGACGCGCGAGATCGAGGACCGCCAGGTAGCCGAGCGGCAAAACCACGCCAAGGACGAGTTCCTGGCGATGCTGGGCCACGAACTGCGCAATCCGCTTAGCGCCATCAGCAGCGCCGCCTCGCTGATCGGCCTGCCGGGGGTGTCCACCGACGGCGTGCAGCGCGCCAAGAAAATCATCCAGCGCCAGAGCCAGCACCTGGGCCGCATCGTCGACGACCTGCTCGACCTGTCGCGCGCCATGTCCGGCAAGATTTTGCTCAACCGGGCGCCGCTGGACCTGTCGGCGCTGGTCGCGCACACGCTCGAAACCTTCCGCGCCACCGGCCGCAGCGGCGACTACCAGCTGATTCAGGACCTCGACCCCGGCTGGATCGACGGCGACCCGACCCGGCTGGAGCAGATCGCCAGCAACCTGATCGACAACGCCCTGAAATACACGCCGCCCGGCGGCCGCATCGAAGTGCGCACCTGGACCGAGAACGACGACGTCGTGCTCAGCGTACGCGACACCGGCGTCGGCATCTCGGCCGACCTGCTGCCGCACGTGTTTGACGTCTTCGTCCAGGGCTCGAGCACCCTCGACCGCGCGCAGGGCGGCCTGGGCATCGGCCTGTCGCTGGTGCGCCGCTTGACCGAACTGCACGGCGGCAGCATCGAGGCGGAAAGCAAGGGCCCGGGCGGCGGCAGCACCTTCACGCTCAGGATGCCGCGCATCGAGCACCAGGTCGCCCCCGCGCCGACGCCGGCGCCGGCCGCGCAGGAGCACGAGCAAGGCAAGCCGAGCGTGCTGCTGATCGAGGACAACGAGGACGGCCGCGAAATGATGGCCATGATGCTCAGCTGCTACGGCTACGAGGTGCAGTACGCCGAGGACGGCCTGCGCGGGCTGGAGGTGGCGGCGCGCTTCCGGCCGGACCTGGCGCTGGTCGACATCGGCCTGCCCGGCATCGACGGCTACGAGGTGGCGCGCCGGTTGCGCGCCGACCCGGCCACGCGCGACATCAAGCTGATCGCGCTGACCGGCTACGGCCTGGCCGAGGACCTGCGGCGGGTGCTCGACGCCGGCTTCGACCGCCATCTGGTCAAGCCGGTCGATATCGACCACCTGATGGAAGTGATCGGCAGTTGCACCGAATTGCCGGTCAAATAA
- a CDS encoding diguanylate cyclase, which yields MPSRDEILHAKILVVDDSADNVDLMLEILREAGYTNVASTMLPEQVCPMHRQQCYDLILLDLQMPGLNGFQVMKGLKEIEQGGYLPVLALTAQPSFKIAALEAGARDFISKPFDLLEVHKRIHNMLEVRLLYKELAQYSRQQQELALHDPLTGLPNRRLLEDRIATVLQHATRQQNKAAVMYLDLDGFKAINDTHGHATGDDILKMVAQRLVGCARKEDTVARVGGDEFVIVMGNIAHLGDTQEPASKLIEAVSEPYLINGLTLQLSTSIGIGIFPDDADAVASVIAMADAALYEAKRSGKNRSCTAQTLRNQPTRQHVRSPAPA from the coding sequence ATGCCGAGCCGAGACGAAATTCTGCACGCCAAGATCCTGGTGGTGGATGACAGTGCCGACAACGTCGACCTGATGCTGGAGATCCTGCGCGAAGCCGGTTATACCAATGTCGCGTCGACGATGCTGCCAGAACAGGTGTGCCCGATGCACCGCCAGCAGTGCTACGACTTGATTTTGCTCGATCTGCAAATGCCGGGGCTCAATGGTTTCCAGGTCATGAAGGGCTTGAAGGAAATCGAACAGGGCGGCTACCTGCCGGTGCTGGCCCTGACCGCCCAACCGAGTTTCAAGATCGCCGCGCTGGAAGCGGGCGCGCGCGACTTCATCAGCAAACCGTTCGACCTGCTCGAGGTGCACAAGCGCATCCATAACATGCTGGAGGTGCGCCTGCTCTACAAGGAACTGGCGCAGTACAGCCGCCAGCAGCAGGAATTGGCGCTGCACGATCCGCTCACGGGCCTGCCCAACCGCCGCCTGCTCGAAGACCGCATCGCCACCGTGCTGCAACACGCGACGCGCCAGCAGAACAAGGCCGCCGTCATGTACCTGGACCTCGACGGTTTTAAAGCCATCAACGACACCCACGGCCACGCCACCGGCGACGACATCCTCAAAATGGTGGCGCAGCGCCTGGTCGGCTGCGCCCGCAAGGAAGACACGGTGGCCCGCGTCGGCGGCGACGAGTTCGTCATCGTCATGGGCAATATCGCGCACCTGGGCGACACGCAGGAGCCGGCGAGCAAGCTGATCGAGGCGGTCTCCGAACCCTACCTCATCAACGGCCTGACCCTGCAGCTGTCGACCAGCATCGGCATCGGCATCTTCCCGGACGACGCCGACGCGGTCGCCTCGGTGATCGCCATGGCCGACGCCGCGCTGTACGAGGCCAAGCGCTCGGGCAAGAACCGCAGTTGCACCGCGCAGACGCTGCGCAACCAGCCGACAAGGCAACACGTCAGGTCGCCGGCGCCGGCCTGA
- a CDS encoding cache domain-containing protein, whose amino-acid sequence MKRFLQTMVMMTAFAVGSAGAADAERASAKDAVAMVKKVIADMKKQGKEKVIQEIQAQSPQYRDRDLYVSVGTLEGVNLANGNNAKMAGKNIIDLKDLDGKLITRERIEIAKTKGSGWQDYKWPDPVTKAVQKKSMYVERYEDMTVACGIYKD is encoded by the coding sequence ATGAAACGCTTTTTGCAGACCATGGTGATGATGACGGCCTTCGCCGTGGGCAGCGCCGGCGCGGCCGACGCCGAACGCGCCAGCGCCAAAGACGCCGTGGCGATGGTGAAGAAGGTCATCGCCGATATGAAGAAACAAGGCAAGGAAAAAGTCATCCAGGAGATACAGGCGCAAAGCCCGCAATACCGCGACCGCGATCTCTACGTTTCGGTGGGCACTTTGGAAGGCGTCAACCTGGCGAATGGTAACAACGCCAAGATGGCCGGCAAGAACATCATCGACTTGAAAGACCTGGACGGCAAATTGATCACGCGCGAGCGCATCGAGATTGCCAAAACCAAGGGCTCGGGTTGGCAGGACTATAAATGGCCCGATCCGGTGACCAAGGCGGTGCAGAAAAAATCGATGTACGTCGAACGTTACGAAGACATGACCGTCGCCTGCGGCATCTATAAAGACTGA
- a CDS encoding YdeI/OmpD-associated family protein, protein MKEHILNPKVDAYVERLKNWVDEVRELRAICLDSGLGEDLKWGVPCYTLDGRNVVLIHSFKEYCALLFFKGALLKDAKGILIQQTDNVQAARQVRFKSVEEIRKLKAVLKAYIAEATKVEQSGLKVELKKTEEFSVPEEFQAKLDEMLDLKTAFEALTPGRRRAYLLHFSSAKQSKTRTARVIKAIPDILSGKGLDD, encoded by the coding sequence ATGAAAGAGCACATCCTGAATCCGAAAGTCGACGCCTATGTTGAACGGCTGAAGAACTGGGTGGACGAGGTGCGCGAGCTGCGGGCGATTTGTCTCGATAGCGGCCTTGGCGAGGATTTGAAGTGGGGCGTGCCGTGCTATACGCTGGACGGACGCAACGTGGTGTTGATCCACTCGTTCAAGGAGTATTGTGCGCTGCTGTTTTTCAAGGGGGCGTTGCTGAAGGATGCCAAGGGTATCCTGATCCAGCAGACCGATAATGTGCAGGCGGCACGGCAGGTGCGCTTTAAGAGCGTCGAGGAAATCCGCAAGCTGAAAGCCGTGTTGAAGGCTTATATCGCGGAGGCGACGAAGGTTGAGCAGTCCGGCCTGAAGGTCGAGTTGAAGAAGACCGAGGAGTTTTCGGTGCCGGAGGAGTTCCAGGCCAAGCTGGATGAGATGTTGGACCTGAAAACCGCTTTCGAGGCGTTGACGCCGGGACGCCGGCGGGCTTACCTGCTGCATTTTTCATCGGCCAAGCAGTCGAAGACCCGCACCGCGCGGGTGATCAAAGCCATTCCCGATATCCTGAGCGGGAAGGGGTTGGATGATTAG
- a CDS encoding response regulator — protein sequence MNRTDSAPPLPTTDWSRTALGARDGWPPCLRLTVDILLNSPLPMVLMWGREQVMVYNNAYASLIGLASLRAPGANVPSMQPAAWSWNSAAIRQAWDGHSASYLGNSLPVWRNGGVSQLALDLYYTPIRDDGDTVAGILCALSPSQAMQAAPAAADTRPLRLLVVEDNADARYLVCETLRALGHEVHPAASGEEALPELSRLSFDILFTDVSLPGMSGVDLARRALQQAPGLELMFASGYGDELTRHLEFPARSLQKPYDIEQLQSALDQIAVRLRGSAP from the coding sequence ATGAATCGAACCGACTCCGCGCCGCCCCTCCCCACCACCGATTGGTCACGCACCGCCTTGGGCGCCCGCGACGGCTGGCCGCCTTGCCTGCGCCTGACCGTCGACATCCTGCTCAATTCGCCGCTGCCGATGGTGTTGATGTGGGGACGCGAGCAAGTCATGGTCTATAACAACGCCTACGCGTCGCTGATCGGCCTGGCCAGCCTGCGCGCGCCGGGCGCCAACGTGCCGTCGATGCAGCCGGCCGCGTGGAGCTGGAACAGCGCGGCCATCCGCCAGGCCTGGGACGGCCACAGCGCCAGCTACCTCGGCAACAGCCTGCCGGTGTGGCGCAACGGCGGCGTTAGCCAGCTCGCGCTGGACCTGTATTACACGCCGATCCGCGACGACGGCGACACCGTGGCCGGCATCCTGTGCGCGCTGTCGCCATCGCAGGCAATGCAGGCCGCGCCGGCCGCAGCCGACACCCGTCCGCTGCGCCTGCTGGTGGTCGAGGACAACGCCGACGCCCGCTACCTGGTGTGCGAGACGCTGCGCGCGCTCGGCCACGAGGTGCACCCGGCCGCCTCGGGCGAGGAGGCGCTGCCGGAGTTGTCAAGACTATCGTTCGACATCCTGTTTACGGACGTCAGCCTGCCCGGCATGTCCGGGGTCGACCTGGCGCGCCGGGCGCTGCAGCAGGCGCCGGGACTGGAGCTGATGTTCGCCTCCGGCTACGGCGACGAGCTGACCCGCCACCTGGAGTTTCCGGCAAGATCGTTGCAAAAACCATACGACATCGAACAATTGCAGAGCGCACTCGACCAAATCGCCGTGCGCCTGCGCGGAAGCGCCCCGTGA
- a CDS encoding histidine kinase, whose amino-acid sequence MSLPAPQEHQDALRSADLSELLGHVHTCWDNERRSLSRQLHDSLGSSLTALTMHLGLLMQKMPQEPALQDRAAHMKQLLMQIVETNRQMQLKLWNDKLEFLGVRVALGELVEQFGEQQKITARCSLPDDELDCPRSHGIVLLHTLEEALRNIATHASATEVDVIVDDNEDEVMLTVKDNGVGLGGPASAAPGQVKGKFGLRMARERAAYLGGTLTLAGGVNGGVALTMILPKPVNAM is encoded by the coding sequence ATGTCCTTACCGGCTCCACAAGAACATCAGGACGCGCTGCGCAGCGCGGATTTGAGCGAACTGCTCGGCCACGTACATACGTGTTGGGATAACGAAAGGCGCTCGCTGTCGCGCCAGCTGCACGACAGCCTGGGCTCGTCGCTGACGGCGCTCACCATGCATCTGGGCCTGCTGATGCAGAAGATGCCGCAGGAGCCAGCGCTGCAGGACCGCGCCGCGCACATGAAGCAGCTGCTGATGCAGATCGTCGAGACCAACCGCCAGATGCAGCTCAAACTATGGAACGACAAGCTGGAGTTCCTCGGCGTGCGCGTGGCCCTGGGCGAGCTGGTCGAGCAGTTCGGCGAGCAGCAAAAGATCACGGCCCGCTGCAGCCTGCCCGATGACGAGCTCGATTGTCCGCGCAGCCACGGCATCGTGCTGCTGCACACCCTGGAGGAAGCGCTGCGCAACATCGCCACCCACGCCAGCGCCACCGAGGTGGACGTGATTGTCGACGACAACGAGGACGAGGTGATGTTGACTGTCAAGGACAACGGCGTGGGCCTGGGCGGTCCGGCGTCGGCCGCGCCGGGTCAGGTCAAGGGCAAGTTCGGCCTGCGCATGGCGCGCGAGCGCGCCGCGTATCTGGGCGGCACCTTGACCTTGGCGGGAGGCGTCAACGGCGGCGTCGCGTTGACGATGATTTTGCCGAAGCCCGTGAACGCGATGTAA